The Delphinus delphis chromosome 7, mDelDel1.2, whole genome shotgun sequence genome includes a window with the following:
- the GLB1L gene encoding beta-galactosidase-1-like protein: protein MAPQKLLCLPSLLLLLLTRLLPQADTRSFVVDRDHDRFLLDGAPFRYVSGSLHYFRVPRVLWADRLFKMRMSGLNAVQFYVPWNYHEPEPGVYNFNASRDLFAFLKEATLANLLVILRPGPYICAEWEMGGLPAWLLRKPKIRLRTSDPDFLAAVDSWFKVLLPKIHPWLYHNGGNIISIQVENEYGSYGACDMSYMRHLAGLFRALLGDKILLFTTDGPEGLKCGSLQGLYTTIDFGPADNMTKIFALLRKYEPRGPLVNSEYYTGWLDYWGQNHSTRSVPAVTKGLENMLKLGASVNMYMFHGGTNFGYWNGADEKGRFLPITTSYDYDAPISEAGDPTPKLFAIRNVISKFQEVPLGPLPPPSPKMMLGPLSLHLDGNLLAFLDFLCPQGPIHSILPMTFEAVNQDHGYMLYRTYLIHTVSEPAQFWVPNNGVHDRAYVMVDGVFQGVLERNMKHNLFLTGKKGAKLDVLLENMGRLSFGSNSSDFKGLLEPPILGQTVLTQWLMFPLKVDNLVKWRFPNQLLKSSHPQTPSGPTFYSTTFPILDSGGDTFLFLPGWTKGQVWINGFNLGRYWTKRGPQQTLYVPRPLLFPRGALNKITLLELENVPLRPQIQFLDRPILNGTVHKTHICSLSAESASEPMELSGQ, encoded by the exons ATGGCTCCCCAGAAGctgctctgccttccctccctgctGCTGCTACTCCTGACGCGGCTGCTGCCCCAG GCAGACACTCGGTCGTTTGTAGTGGATCGGGATCATGACAGATTCCTCCTGGACGGGGCCCCGTTCCGCTACGTGTCTGGCAGCCTGCACTACTTTCGGGTACCACGGGTGCTTTGGGCAGACCGGCTTTTCAAGATGCGAATGAGTGGCCTCAACGCCGTACAGTT TTATGTGCCCTGGAACTACCACGAGCCAGAGCCTGGGGTCTATAACTTTAATGCCAGCCGTGACCTCTTTGCATTTCTGAAAGAGGCAACTTTAGCAAACCTGTTGGTCATACTGAGACCAGGACCTTACATCTGTGCAGAGTGGGAGATG GGGGGTCTCCCAGCCTGGTTGCTTCGAAAACCTAAAATTCGTCTGAGAACTTCAGATCCAG ACTTCCTTGCCGCAGTGGATTCCTGGTTCAAGGTCTTGCTGCCCAAGATACATCCATGGCTCTACCACAATGGGGGCAACATCATTAGCATTCAG GTGGAGAATGAATACGGTAGCTACGGGGCCTGCGACATGAGCTACATGAGACACCTGGCTGGGCTCTTCCGTGCACTGCTTGGAGACAAGATCTTGCTCTTCACCACAGATGGCCCTGAAGGCCTCAAATGTGGCTCCCTCCAGGGACTCTATACCACTATAGATTTTGGCCCAG CTGACAACATGACCAAAATCTTTGCCCTACTTCGGAAGTATGAACCCCGCGGGCCATTG GTGAACTCTGAGTACTACACAGGCTGGCTGGATTACTGGGGCCAGAATCACTCCACACGCTCCGTACCAGCTGTAACCAAAGGACTAGAGAACATGCTGAAGTTGGGAGCCAGTGTGAACAT GTACATGTTCCATGGAGGTACCAACTTTGGATACTGGAATG GTGCTGATGAGAAGGGACGCTTTCTTCCAATTACTACCAGCTACGACTACGATGCACCCATATCTGAAGCAGGGGACCCCACACCTAAGCTTTTTGCTATTCGAAATGTCATCAGCAAG TTCCAGGAAGTTCCCTTGGGACCTttacctccccccagccccaagaTGATGCTTGGACCTTTGAGCCTACACCTG GATGGGAATTTGCTGGCTTTCCTAGACTTCCTATGTCCCCAAGGGCCCATCCATTCAATCCTGCCAATGACCTTTGAGGCTGTCAACCAG GACCATGGGTATATGTTGTACCGGACCTATCTGATCCATACTGTTTCTGAGCCAGCACAATTCTGGGTGCCAAACAATGGAGTCCATGACCGTGCCTACGTGATGGTGGATGGG GTGTTTCAGGGTGTTTTGGAACGAAACATGAAACACAACCTATTTTTGACGGGGAAAAAGGGGGCCAAACTGGATGTCTTGCTGGAGAACATGGGGAGGCTCAGTTTCGGGTCTAACAGCAGTGACTTCAAG GGCCTATTGGAGCCACCAATTCTGGGGCAAACGGTCCTTACCCAGTGGCTGATGTTCCCTCTGAAAGTTGATAATCTTGTAAAGTGGCGGTTTCCCAACCAGTTGCTGAAAAGCTCACATCCTCAAACTCCCTCTGGCCCTACCTTCTACTCTACAACCTTCCCAATTTTAGACTCAGGCGGGGACACATTTCTCTTTCTACCTGGATGGACCAAG ggcCAAGTCTGGATCAATGGGTTTAACCTGGGCCGCTACTGGACAAAGAGGGGGCCACAACAGACTCTCTACGTGCCAAGACCCCTGCTGTTTCCTAGGGGAGCCCTCAACAAAATCACGTTGCTGGAGCTAGAAAATGTGCCTCTTCGGCCCCAAATCCAATTCCTGGATAGGCCTATCCTCAATGGCACTGTGCATAAGACACACATCTGTTCCCTCTCAGCTGAAAGTGCCTCTGAACCAATGGAGTTAAGTGGGCAATGA